One Desertibacillus haloalkaliphilus DNA window includes the following coding sequences:
- a CDS encoding PucR family transcriptional regulator, producing the protein MQVTVKEISKLKILQDTNVKTARDQLDQCQVEWVSVIETPVENFVRKNEFVLSTGIGCGQDEELFLKFIQEIIEAKAAALVIAKGRYIKEIPQNILTYAEEHQFPIIEIPWEVRFADIIHSILQTLNRHEDKVVEDSETMRKKLLQLILQGAGLTDIATTVYDKIKLPVIITDKRGIVKGKSPNASPLEQRWNHYISNELETISQTSIEQSNYLSHPHIQWLDVGEEQQSILQLTIQSASEVQGYLLIETDEKYQDNEGALQPFIYILEHAATTVALCFLHENAVRETELRLRDDFVWSLAKGKITSWETALSRAKSLGYQINIPYICIIGYPENLEDIHQKSQASATSSHEHWLQGMIRCFEEEVFHTGRTVNLQTMSTFQREELVIFLEVTPGKSNESSFTFLELLNTRLHRLFPDLILSWGIGKQYGFKHFHESFNEAQMALNIGRRQKGPGHQSTYADTRVDRALMSLLGNEELQQITDSTIGSLVEYSKDRGIDLIHTFVSYNQNRGNVSQTARKLNLHRQSLLYRLRKIESLTGCSLDNPDDVFLVDLSIKLWTLGINEPKQAP; encoded by the coding sequence GTGCAGGTTACGGTAAAAGAGATTAGTAAACTAAAGATCTTACAAGATACAAACGTGAAAACAGCGCGAGATCAATTAGATCAATGTCAGGTTGAATGGGTATCGGTCATTGAAACCCCTGTAGAGAATTTTGTAAGAAAAAATGAATTTGTATTAAGTACCGGGATTGGCTGTGGCCAAGACGAAGAACTCTTCCTTAAATTTATTCAGGAAATCATTGAAGCAAAAGCTGCAGCGCTTGTGATTGCTAAAGGCCGCTATATAAAGGAAATACCCCAAAATATACTTACGTACGCCGAAGAACATCAATTTCCGATTATTGAGATCCCATGGGAAGTTCGTTTTGCAGATATTATTCATTCCATATTGCAAACCTTAAACCGCCACGAGGATAAGGTTGTTGAGGACTCTGAGACGATGAGAAAGAAACTGTTGCAGTTGATCTTACAAGGAGCGGGATTAACTGATATTGCCACCACTGTCTATGATAAAATCAAGCTTCCTGTGATCATTACTGATAAACGAGGTATTGTAAAAGGAAAAAGTCCAAATGCATCCCCTCTTGAACAACGCTGGAATCACTACATTTCAAATGAACTAGAAACCATCTCTCAAACCTCAATTGAACAAAGTAATTATCTCTCCCATCCACATATACAATGGCTCGATGTTGGCGAAGAACAGCAATCAATTCTACAGTTAACAATCCAATCTGCAAGTGAAGTGCAAGGGTACCTGCTGATTGAAACAGACGAAAAATACCAGGACAACGAGGGCGCCCTGCAACCGTTCATATATATTTTAGAACACGCCGCAACAACAGTAGCGCTCTGCTTCTTACATGAAAATGCTGTCCGGGAAACTGAATTACGACTCCGTGATGATTTTGTTTGGAGCTTAGCAAAAGGAAAAATCACCTCATGGGAAACTGCCCTTTCACGGGCAAAATCATTAGGTTATCAAATCAATATCCCATATATTTGTATTATTGGCTATCCTGAAAATCTAGAAGACATCCATCAAAAAAGCCAGGCTAGTGCTACTTCTTCCCATGAACATTGGCTCCAAGGAATGATTCGGTGCTTTGAGGAGGAGGTTTTTCATACAGGTCGTACAGTTAATCTTCAGACAATGTCCACGTTTCAACGTGAAGAACTCGTGATCTTCTTAGAAGTTACACCAGGAAAAAGTAATGAATCTTCATTTACCTTTCTAGAATTACTCAACACTCGCCTCCATCGCTTATTTCCAGATTTAATTCTTTCGTGGGGAATCGGTAAACAATACGGTTTTAAACACTTTCACGAGAGCTTCAATGAAGCACAGATGGCATTAAACATTGGTCGACGTCAAAAAGGACCAGGACATCAGAGTACGTATGCGGACACAAGAGTTGATCGTGCGTTAATGAGTCTGCTTGGAAATGAAGAACTTCAGCAAATTACCGATTCTACGATCGGTTCGTTAGTCGAATATTCAAAAGATCGGGGAATTGACTTAATTCATACGTTTGTAAGCTATAATCAAAATCGAGGAAATGTGAGTCAAACCGCACGGAAGCTAAACTTGCACAGGCAATCACTACTTTACCGTTTACGAAAAATTGAATCCTTAACTGGTTGCTCATTAGATAACCCTGATGATGTATTTTTAGTCGATTTAAGCATCAAGCTATGGACCCTTGGCATTAACGAACCGAAACAGGCGCCATAA